One Succinispira mobilis DSM 6222 genomic window carries:
- a CDS encoding 4Fe-4S dicluster domain-containing protein — protein sequence MHLTEKEQMEKILLISGVKAQNCIQCGKCSATCPASAKMDILPHQFVNYVVNAKIAQLAKAETLWQCVSCFACSARCPKGIDPARLIEAVRLSVIRPQNGNRIDLNDLLEKIDDKLPQQALVSLLRKYNK from the coding sequence ATGCATTTAACAGAAAAAGAACAGATGGAGAAAATATTGTTAATAAGTGGTGTTAAAGCGCAAAATTGTATTCAATGTGGCAAATGTTCGGCAACTTGTCCAGCTAGTGCAAAAATGGATATATTGCCGCACCAGTTTGTTAACTACGTAGTAAATGCGAAAATTGCTCAATTAGCTAAAGCAGAGACTTTGTGGCAGTGTGTATCTTGTTTTGCTTGTAGTGCCCGTTGCCCTAAAGGAATTGATCCAGCTAGATTAATTGAAGCAGTACGTTTAAGTGTTATTAGGCCACAAAATGGCAATCGGATAGATCTTAATGACTTGCTAGAAAAAATAGACGATAAGTTACCACAACAAGCCTTGGTAAGTTTATTGCGGAAATACAACAAATAG
- a CDS encoding 4Fe-4S dicluster domain-containing protein, with amino-acid sequence MQNEMVEIFLLGKKYSVPASLTIMDAFEYVGYELIRGCGCRSGFCGACAAIYRIKGKHELKVCLSCQTKVEAGMVVGYLQSFPINKKTFSLEELRPTENIMAQLYPEIYACIGCNACTKGCPQGLDVMQYIAYAQRGDFEKCAHASFDCVGCNICASKCPAQISHSQVGLLARRLTGKYILPVSEHLENRVQEVEQGEHERLLEQLMQKPLAEIKELYNNREIES; translated from the coding sequence ATGCAAAATGAAATGGTGGAAATATTTTTATTGGGCAAAAAATATTCTGTGCCAGCTAGTTTAACAATAATGGATGCCTTTGAATATGTCGGTTATGAGTTAATTAGAGGTTGTGGCTGTCGTTCGGGATTTTGTGGGGCGTGTGCGGCGATTTATCGGATAAAAGGCAAGCACGAGCTGAAAGTTTGTTTGTCCTGTCAAACAAAGGTTGAAGCTGGGATGGTTGTAGGATATTTGCAATCTTTTCCAATCAATAAAAAAACTTTTTCGCTAGAAGAGTTGAGACCTACAGAAAATATTATGGCCCAACTTTATCCTGAAATTTATGCTTGTATCGGTTGCAATGCTTGTACGAAGGGGTGCCCACAAGGACTAGATGTTATGCAGTATATTGCCTATGCACAACGAGGTGACTTTGAAAAATGTGCGCATGCCTCTTTTGACTGTGTAGGTTGTAATATCTGTGCGTCTAAATGTCCGGCACAAATTAGTCACTCGCAAGTGGGGTTATTAGCAAGACGGTTAACCGGAAAATATATTTTGCCAGTAAGTGAACATTTAGAAAATCGTGTGCAAGAAGTTGAACAAGGTGAGCATGAACGGTTATTAGAGCAGTTGATGCAAAAACCTTTAGCAGAAATAAAAGAACTTTATAATAATCGGGAAATCGAAAGTTAG
- a CDS encoding FAD-dependent oxidoreductase: MFTESMLASMKNVEATRVARLNCQLERMSAKEKEELLQEYHPDYRESGFKTLEVGVNKGDKVPVELAELLQAPSRISSEQLNLLDLDYDVEVLVIGGGGAGTAAAIEAQRAGANVLLVTKLRLGDANTIMAEGGIQAADKPNDSPMIHYLDALGGGHYSNKPELLKRLVNDGPLAIKWLNDLGVMFDKNDQGVMVTTHGGGTSRKRMHAAADYTGAEIMRVLKDEVLNSNISTVDFAPAVELILDEAGKAAGAVLMNLETREYLVVRAKTVIIATGGAGRLHYQGFPTSNHYGATADGLVLGYRVGAELIYADAIQYHPTGVAYPAQIFGALVTEKVRSLGAMLVNSQGEAFMHPLETRDVAAAAIIRECSTRGKGVAALEGNAVWLDTPMIEILQVAGTIEKRLPGMLRMYAKFGIDLRKQPILVYPTLHYQNGGLLIDAQGQTKIENLFVAGEAVGGIHGKNRLMGNSLLDIIVFGRLAGKNAAQKSKTVQLGNLTLKHIDSFANELKNANILSGKPSPVLLPKYTHGRKSR; the protein is encoded by the coding sequence ATGTTTACAGAATCAATGTTAGCTTCTATGAAAAATGTTGAGGCAACTAGAGTTGCAAGATTGAATTGTCAACTAGAGCGTATGAGTGCAAAAGAGAAAGAAGAACTATTGCAAGAGTATCATCCTGATTATCGTGAAAGTGGCTTTAAAACCTTAGAAGTAGGTGTAAATAAAGGCGATAAAGTTCCTGTTGAGTTGGCAGAGTTATTGCAAGCGCCAAGTAGAATTAGCAGTGAACAATTAAATCTGTTAGATTTAGATTATGATGTGGAAGTTCTAGTAATAGGTGGTGGTGGTGCCGGTACCGCCGCGGCAATTGAAGCCCAAAGAGCTGGGGCCAATGTTTTATTAGTTACGAAGTTACGCTTAGGTGATGCCAATACAATTATGGCTGAGGGGGGGATTCAAGCCGCAGACAAGCCCAATGACTCGCCAATGATTCATTACTTAGACGCTTTAGGTGGCGGTCATTATTCCAATAAACCGGAGTTGTTAAAACGTTTAGTAAATGATGGACCTTTAGCGATAAAGTGGCTAAATGATCTAGGCGTAATGTTTGATAAAAATGACCAAGGCGTAATGGTAACAACACATGGTGGTGGTACTTCGCGCAAACGAATGCATGCGGCGGCTGATTATACCGGTGCGGAAATAATGCGGGTATTGAAAGATGAAGTGTTAAATAGCAATATTAGCACGGTGGATTTTGCTCCGGCGGTAGAACTAATTTTAGATGAAGCAGGAAAAGCTGCAGGTGCAGTGCTAATGAACTTAGAAACAAGAGAGTACTTAGTAGTGCGTGCTAAAACAGTAATTATAGCCACTGGGGGTGCTGGTAGACTGCATTATCAAGGTTTTCCTACTTCCAATCACTATGGTGCTACGGCAGACGGCTTGGTATTAGGTTATCGAGTAGGTGCGGAATTGATCTATGCAGATGCAATTCAATATCATCCTACAGGCGTTGCCTATCCAGCGCAAATATTTGGGGCTCTAGTTACCGAAAAAGTTCGCTCTTTAGGGGCGATGCTTGTAAATTCTCAAGGTGAGGCATTTATGCATCCTCTAGAAACACGTGATGTAGCTGCCGCGGCAATTATTCGGGAATGTAGCACGAGAGGCAAAGGTGTAGCTGCTTTAGAGGGAAATGCGGTATGGTTGGATACGCCAATGATAGAGATTTTGCAAGTAGCAGGAACAATAGAAAAAAGATTACCGGGAATGCTCAGAATGTATGCTAAATTTGGAATTGATTTGCGCAAGCAACCCATATTGGTATATCCGACCTTGCACTATCAAAATGGGGGCTTGCTGATAGATGCCCAGGGGCAAACAAAAATAGAAAATTTGTTTGTGGCTGGTGAAGCTGTCGGCGGTATCCATGGTAAAAATCGTTTAATGGGCAACTCGCTATTAGATATTATTGTTTTTGGCAGACTGGCTGGCAAAAATGCGGCGCAAAAAAGCAAAACAGTACAGTTAGGAAATCTGACTTTAAAACATATTGATAGTTTTGCCAATGAGTTGAAAAATGCTAATATTTTAAGTGGAAAACCTTCCCCAGTATTATTGCCTAAGTATACACACGGTAGAAAAAGCCGCTAA
- a CDS encoding CoB--CoM heterodisulfide reductase iron-sulfur subunit A family protein: MLRIGVFVCWCGSNIAATVDVSAVATAVKQTPGVVYALDYQYMCSEGGQEIMRKAIQEQALDRVVVCSCSPRMHEATFRKAAKLAGLNPYLVEIANIREHCSWIHKDKKLATEKAIALAQAAIAKAKLNSPLTANSSLVTKRALVIGGGIAGLQTALDIAEAGYQVDIVEKSPTIGGKMAQLDKTFPTLDCSACILTPKMVEAASHENINIYTYSEVAKVSGFVGDFTVDIRKKARSVSIDRCSGCGICTEKCPARKADSEFNEGLAKRGAIYIPFAQAIPNVPVIDREQCLKFLNGKCGICEKVCPAGAIEYQQQDEIITTKYGAIVLATGFSPISLENFEELGYASNPDVITSLEFERLTNAAGPTKGQLIRLSNGKKPKSIVFVSCVGSRDTTERGKSYCSKICCMYTAKHAMLVKEKYPDIKVTVFYIDVRTPGKNFDEFYRRAVEEYGVKYIKGMVGKIVNSGEQLQVQAVSVNNSEKLELAADLVVLATAIEADKTAKSLATLFTASIDTNNFFTEAHPKLKPVESPTAGIFLSGACQGPKDIPETVAQAGAAAAKVIGLLAKDQLLANPCVANCNEDFCSGCLACEKVCPYGAISSSYKVVSLHGIKERRLLAKVNETLCQGCGACTVACPSGAMDLRGFSNRQIMAEVDAICQ, from the coding sequence TTGCTAAGAATAGGTGTATTCGTATGTTGGTGTGGTAGTAATATCGCGGCAACAGTAGATGTGAGCGCTGTAGCCACAGCTGTAAAACAGACTCCGGGAGTAGTTTATGCTTTAGATTATCAGTATATGTGTTCTGAAGGTGGTCAAGAGATTATGCGTAAAGCAATTCAAGAACAAGCACTGGACCGGGTGGTAGTTTGTTCTTGTTCGCCACGTATGCATGAAGCAACCTTTAGAAAAGCTGCTAAATTAGCGGGCCTAAATCCTTATTTAGTAGAAATTGCTAATATTCGAGAACATTGTTCTTGGATACATAAAGATAAAAAATTAGCTACAGAAAAAGCAATAGCTTTGGCTCAAGCGGCTATTGCTAAAGCGAAGTTAAATAGTCCTTTGACTGCTAATTCCAGTTTAGTTACTAAACGAGCACTGGTAATTGGGGGTGGAATTGCTGGTTTGCAGACTGCACTAGATATAGCTGAAGCTGGATATCAAGTAGATATAGTCGAGAAATCACCAACAATTGGTGGAAAGATGGCGCAGTTGGATAAAACTTTTCCAACGTTAGATTGTTCTGCCTGTATTTTAACGCCTAAAATGGTGGAAGCGGCAAGTCATGAAAATATTAATATTTATACTTATAGTGAAGTTGCCAAGGTCAGTGGATTTGTTGGCGATTTTACAGTTGATATTCGCAAAAAGGCCCGGAGTGTATCTATAGATCGCTGTAGTGGTTGTGGAATTTGTACTGAAAAATGCCCAGCACGTAAGGCAGATAGTGAATTTAATGAAGGGTTAGCTAAGCGTGGCGCAATTTACATACCTTTTGCACAAGCGATACCCAATGTCCCGGTAATTGACCGCGAACAATGTTTAAAGTTTCTTAATGGCAAGTGTGGAATTTGCGAAAAAGTTTGTCCAGCAGGAGCAATCGAATATCAGCAACAAGATGAAATTATTACGACGAAATATGGCGCGATTGTTTTGGCCACAGGATTTTCGCCGATAAGTTTAGAAAACTTTGAAGAATTAGGTTATGCCAGTAATCCAGATGTGATAACCTCTTTAGAGTTTGAACGTTTAACTAATGCGGCCGGACCAACGAAAGGACAATTAATCAGGTTATCTAATGGTAAAAAACCCAAGTCGATAGTATTTGTATCTTGCGTTGGTTCGCGAGATACAACAGAACGCGGTAAAAGCTATTGTTCCAAAATTTGCTGCATGTATACAGCTAAACATGCAATGTTGGTTAAAGAAAAATATCCAGATATTAAGGTAACTGTTTTTTATATTGATGTGCGGACACCAGGGAAAAATTTTGATGAATTTTATCGGCGAGCCGTGGAAGAATATGGAGTTAAGTATATAAAAGGGATGGTCGGGAAAATTGTAAATAGCGGTGAGCAATTACAAGTTCAGGCAGTTAGTGTTAATAATTCCGAAAAACTAGAATTAGCGGCAGACTTAGTGGTTTTAGCAACCGCAATTGAAGCTGATAAAACTGCTAAAAGCTTAGCTACTTTATTTACAGCTAGCATTGATACGAATAATTTTTTTACAGAAGCTCATCCGAAACTAAAACCAGTAGAAAGTCCCACAGCTGGAATATTTTTATCAGGAGCCTGCCAAGGTCCGAAGGATATCCCCGAGACGGTAGCACAAGCTGGGGCGGCGGCAGCTAAAGTAATTGGTTTGCTAGCTAAAGACCAATTGTTAGCTAACCCTTGTGTGGCTAATTGTAATGAAGATTTTTGTAGTGGTTGCTTAGCTTGTGAAAAAGTATGTCCTTATGGGGCGATATCTTCTAGTTACAAGGTTGTTAGTCTTCATGGTATCAAAGAGCGCCGCTTATTAGCAAAGGTAAATGAAACTTTATGCCAAGGCTGTGGTGCCTGTACAGTTGCTTGCCCTTCTGGGGCAATGGATTTAAGAGGTTTTAGCAATCGGCAGATCATGGCGGAGGTGGATGCAATATGTCAATAG
- a CDS encoding polysaccharide deacetylase family protein produces the protein MQEKNKKWVIAIFIVCVIALIGFFTKDFFTTKTAGDSNNINDLQSAYSIEIEQKQILEKLKTNVSKAEIFTTQDNKERQVIITFDGLTDSTTIQRILDILKKHEAKATFFVDGMQSAENPSILVNIKNSGQKIENYTLFGRRAMEKLTQEELVKDFAKTQKIISVNTDKTATFLKCNDTIYTDEILKVAKACGLNSAVKSDVYLNVKQLNSPSGADNFVKTIKPGSVISLKLKLTEEIVKKEPVKTEAMPAIDKQPGLKQIIKEDVVLDKATSDAVEKLLIALKKANYKTAYLSEIPQKVANRQVKATNIERNFLFKEQLDRVIVFLQNTITSLINTKKAYAGELKQEELKNILTVEPALAFTFGEISDASSLEIVLNKLQTLDIKATFFVTEVEMLRQPENVKRIIRAGHEIGLAIRPKDDASVEQVQEIIIRTKKMLKDKFALETNLIKQPWGKISENTKIAIARLNCRIIGQSLNLMQIKHQNYKRADDIIAEVFKPSMLALAKGDILYFRINFYNEKNIIPDLVEKIKILKVDNIAYNYSFDNPKINKFNNSSYKLKTVGSILANKQAQYSFPVEITKVPENLRSDSNNLVIEKEDFLAEVSKRYIGNRDITPDDRMLGFSKMDARRFDTTGYVNTQENVIFLTFDDWGTDASINKLLYVLRKHKVKATFFVLTNNVLFNPNLLRSIAIEGHDIASHSDKHKAMVVRDPLTKKQVRTSTKEEYLKDYTDAYIKLRSLTGDIVIDGKPVLTRFFRPPTLAISRIGFEALFETSYTNVICGSGNMYDYKAENAGQLVNRFKEVIYTPEGNIQKGAVLIFHMSDVCAYTAAALDILLTANEGKAANDRTKFKVGKLSDYLNDNYVPVDIKKSIPVNR, from the coding sequence ATGCAAGAAAAAAATAAAAAATGGGTTATTGCAATTTTCATAGTCTGTGTAATTGCTTTGATTGGTTTTTTTACGAAGGACTTTTTTACGACAAAAACTGCGGGCGATTCAAATAATATAAATGATCTTCAAAGTGCTTATTCGATAGAAATAGAACAAAAGCAAATTTTGGAAAAGCTTAAAACTAATGTTAGTAAGGCCGAGATTTTTACAACACAAGATAATAAAGAACGTCAAGTGATAATTACCTTTGATGGTTTGACGGATAGCACAACTATCCAGAGAATTTTAGACATATTAAAAAAACACGAAGCAAAGGCTACATTTTTTGTAGATGGAATGCAAAGTGCTGAAAATCCTAGTATTTTGGTAAACATAAAAAATAGTGGTCAAAAAATTGAAAACTATACACTTTTTGGCAGAAGAGCAATGGAGAAACTAACTCAAGAAGAGTTAGTAAAGGATTTTGCAAAGACACAAAAAATAATTAGTGTAAATACTGATAAAACAGCTACTTTTTTGAAATGCAATGACACAATTTATACAGACGAAATATTAAAGGTCGCTAAAGCATGTGGCTTAAATAGTGCTGTAAAAAGCGATGTGTATTTAAATGTCAAACAGCTTAATTCTCCGTCTGGGGCTGATAATTTTGTTAAAACGATAAAGCCAGGAAGTGTCATATCATTAAAACTAAAATTGACAGAGGAAATAGTAAAAAAAGAGCCAGTTAAAACAGAGGCTATGCCGGCTATAGACAAACAGCCGGGATTAAAGCAAATTATAAAGGAAGACGTAGTTTTAGATAAAGCAACGAGTGATGCAGTTGAAAAATTATTAATAGCTTTGAAAAAAGCTAATTATAAAACCGCATATTTGAGCGAAATACCACAAAAAGTCGCAAATAGACAGGTAAAGGCAACTAATATTGAAAGAAACTTTTTGTTCAAAGAACAACTAGATAGAGTGATTGTTTTTTTACAAAATACAATTACTAGCTTAATAAATACTAAAAAGGCATATGCTGGGGAACTAAAACAAGAAGAACTAAAGAATATTTTAACGGTTGAACCAGCATTGGCTTTTACTTTTGGAGAAATTAGTGATGCTAGTAGTTTAGAAATTGTTTTGAATAAATTACAAACATTAGATATTAAAGCTACTTTTTTTGTTACAGAAGTAGAAATGTTAAGGCAACCGGAAAATGTTAAAAGAATAATTAGAGCAGGGCATGAAATTGGTTTAGCTATTAGACCGAAAGATGACGCAAGTGTAGAGCAAGTGCAAGAAATTATAATTAGAACTAAAAAAATGTTAAAAGATAAGTTTGCTTTGGAAACAAACTTAATTAAGCAACCATGGGGGAAGATTTCGGAGAACACAAAAATAGCAATAGCTAGATTGAATTGTAGAATAATTGGACAATCTTTAAATTTAATGCAAATTAAACATCAAAATTATAAGCGGGCAGATGATATTATTGCAGAAGTGTTCAAACCTTCGATGCTGGCTCTTGCCAAGGGAGATATTTTATATTTTCGGATAAATTTTTATAATGAAAAAAATATTATTCCAGATTTAGTAGAAAAAATAAAAATATTAAAAGTAGATAATATAGCTTATAATTATTCTTTTGATAATCCTAAGATAAATAAATTTAATAATTCAAGCTATAAATTAAAAACGGTAGGCTCAATTTTGGCGAACAAGCAGGCGCAATATAGCTTTCCAGTAGAAATTACTAAAGTGCCAGAAAATTTGCGTTCTGATTCCAATAACTTAGTAATTGAAAAAGAAGATTTTCTAGCAGAAGTGAGTAAACGTTATATTGGAAATCGCGATATAACCCCAGATGATCGAATGTTAGGTTTTTCGAAGATGGATGCGAGACGTTTTGATACCACTGGCTATGTAAATACTCAGGAAAATGTAATTTTTTTAACATTTGATGATTGGGGTACAGACGCCTCGATAAATAAATTATTGTATGTACTAAGAAAGCACAAAGTTAAAGCGACATTTTTTGTTTTAACAAATAATGTCTTATTTAATCCAAACTTATTACGTAGTATTGCAATAGAAGGTCACGATATTGCCAGTCATTCAGACAAACACAAAGCAATGGTTGTACGGGATCCACTTACAAAAAAACAAGTGCGAACCTCAACTAAAGAAGAATATTTAAAAGACTACACAGATGCCTACATAAAATTAAGGTCTTTGACTGGAGACATAGTTATAGATGGTAAACCTGTATTAACAAGATTTTTTAGACCACCAACTTTAGCAATCAGCCGCATTGGTTTTGAGGCTTTATTTGAAACTAGCTATACTAATGTTATTTGTGGTTCTGGGAATATGTATGACTATAAGGCCGAAAATGCAGGTCAATTGGTAAATAGATTTAAGGAAGTAATCTATACTCCGGAAGGTAACATCCAAAAAGGAGCTGTTCTTATTTTCCATATGTCAGATGTATGCGCTTATACAGCAGCAGCACTTGATATATTGTTAACTGCTAATGAAGGAAAGGCAGCAAACGATCGGACTAAGTTTAAAGTAGGTAAATTATCAGATTACTTGAATGATAATTATGTACCGGTCGATATTAAAAAATCAATTCCGGTGAACAGATGA
- a CDS encoding 4Fe-4S dicluster domain-containing protein gives MLKIQMSELPAMLEFLAQTNSLYLPVKKNNQTDFALWQAQANLDLKTTITAKSLKDIFFPQVENLLAFKTTGKTLAIEPQKLQTEQVIGFGVRACDLQSFNLLDKVFLSEPIDEFYRARRENCLLIAVACTAPEETCFCQSFAIDPLEPQADVATWLIDETLYWRAQTSKGELLTNKLAEFLEQVTEAELTSLTIAKQAVRDKFCELPLNKINFSQQLAGLDFEQIFESEIWAQLSATCIGCGTCTYICPTCHCYDIKDAVTKSGIERFRCWDSCMYSDFTNMAHGNPRASKKERFRQRFMHKLVYFPDNQKAFACVGCGRCLQKCPACMNIIKVVKALEVGKNV, from the coding sequence ATGCTTAAAATTCAAATGAGTGAATTGCCAGCAATGTTAGAATTTCTGGCTCAAACTAATAGTCTCTACTTGCCTGTGAAAAAAAATAATCAGACTGATTTTGCGCTCTGGCAAGCGCAAGCAAACCTAGATTTAAAGACGACAATAACGGCTAAATCTTTAAAAGATATATTTTTTCCCCAGGTGGAAAATTTGCTGGCCTTCAAAACCACTGGCAAAACTTTGGCAATTGAGCCGCAAAAATTGCAAACAGAGCAGGTAATAGGTTTTGGCGTGCGTGCTTGTGATTTACAGAGTTTTAATTTATTAGATAAAGTGTTTTTAAGTGAACCAATTGATGAATTTTATCGAGCGCGGCGAGAAAACTGCTTGTTGATAGCTGTAGCTTGTACTGCGCCTGAGGAAACTTGCTTTTGTCAGAGTTTTGCTATCGACCCGCTAGAACCACAGGCAGATGTTGCGACTTGGCTAATTGATGAAACTTTATACTGGCGAGCACAGACCAGTAAAGGGGAACTCCTTACCAATAAATTAGCAGAATTTTTAGAGCAAGTTACGGAAGCTGAGTTAACCAGTTTAACAATTGCCAAACAAGCGGTGCGCGATAAATTTTGTGAACTACCTCTAAATAAAATAAATTTTAGCCAGCAACTAGCTGGATTGGATTTTGAACAAATTTTTGAGTCGGAAATTTGGGCTCAATTAAGTGCGACTTGTATCGGTTGTGGCACGTGTACTTATATTTGTCCAACCTGTCATTGTTATGATATTAAAGATGCAGTAACTAAGTCAGGGATAGAACGCTTTAGATGTTGGGATTCTTGTATGTATTCAGATTTTACGAATATGGCTCATGGTAATCCTCGCGCTTCTAAAAAAGAACGTTTTAGACAACGCTTTATGCATAAATTAGTATATTTTCCAGATAATCAAAAAGCTTTTGCTTGTGTGGGCTGTGGGCGGTGTTTGCAAAAATGTCCAGCATGTATGAATATTATTAAAGTTGTCAAAGCTTTGGAGGTTGGAAAAAATGTGTAA
- a CDS encoding hydrogenase iron-sulfur subunit, with the protein MSIDANQENIKFEPLIVAFCCNWCSYAGADLAGTSRLAYPANIKIIKVPCSCRVSPNFVLRAFQKGADGVIIAGCHPGDCHYSTGNYYTRRRLKVLMSLLEFFGVEQERLRLDWVSAAEGNKFANVMNDFANTIRTLGKNVKLRDLRCNK; encoded by the coding sequence ATGTCAATAGATGCAAATCAAGAAAATATTAAATTTGAGCCGCTAATTGTTGCTTTTTGCTGTAATTGGTGTAGCTATGCTGGGGCAGATTTAGCCGGCACAAGTCGCTTAGCATATCCAGCTAATATAAAAATAATTAAGGTACCCTGTTCGTGCCGCGTTAGTCCTAACTTTGTGTTGCGCGCTTTTCAAAAAGGTGCCGATGGGGTCATTATTGCTGGCTGTCATCCGGGCGATTGCCATTATAGTACAGGAAATTATTATACGCGAAGACGCTTGAAAGTTTTAATGAGTTTATTAGAGTTTTTTGGTGTAGAGCAAGAAAGATTACGCTTGGATTGGGTTTCGGCCGCAGAAGGTAATAAATTTGCTAATGTAATGAATGATTTTGCAAATACAATTAGAACTTTAGGAAAAAATGTAAAGTTGAGGGATTTGCGATGCAACAAATAG
- a CDS encoding 4Fe-4S dicluster domain-containing protein, with protein MQQIEKLMLERAEKLLASKQVQAVLGWARGDFYHDCSPAYFKKSEQLTNFVYNNFCGSNLSKYLIANSKKDEKIAVFLKVCDSYSFNQLLKENRIIKEKVLTIAIPCCGMLDINKLKQANIRGLKAVKNNQEEIVITTTSGEHTVYKAEILLDKCLVCKGKTHRSTDEAIGADIESYLPEIDKYAKLQELERLTTQERFEFWQAEFSKCIRCNACRDICPACSCEKCVFDNPNSEMASKANCDASEEQLYHLVRAFHVAGRCTDCGECSRVCPQGIPLHLINRKIIKDLNEFFGEYQAGEDLNSKSPLLDFSLEDSEAILPRKENR; from the coding sequence ATGCAACAAATAGAAAAACTAATGTTGGAGCGAGCAGAAAAATTATTAGCAAGCAAGCAAGTACAAGCTGTATTAGGTTGGGCCAGGGGCGATTTTTATCATGATTGCTCACCAGCTTATTTTAAAAAATCTGAGCAACTGACTAATTTTGTATATAATAATTTTTGTGGCAGCAATTTAAGTAAATATTTAATTGCTAATAGTAAAAAAGATGAAAAAATAGCTGTATTTCTAAAAGTGTGCGATAGTTATTCTTTCAATCAGCTACTCAAAGAAAATAGAATAATTAAAGAAAAGGTACTCACAATTGCTATTCCTTGTTGTGGAATGCTAGATATTAATAAACTTAAACAAGCCAATATTCGGGGATTAAAAGCTGTTAAAAATAATCAAGAAGAAATTGTGATTACAACTACTAGTGGTGAACATACAGTTTATAAAGCAGAAATTTTATTGGATAAATGCTTAGTTTGCAAGGGTAAAACGCATCGTAGCACAGATGAAGCGATAGGAGCAGATATAGAAAGTTATTTGCCAGAGATTGATAAGTATGCAAAACTACAGGAATTAGAGCGGCTAACTACTCAGGAAAGATTTGAATTTTGGCAAGCTGAATTTAGCAAATGTATTCGTTGCAATGCGTGCAGGGATATTTGTCCAGCCTGTAGTTGTGAAAAATGCGTTTTTGATAATCCTAACTCGGAAATGGCTAGCAAAGCCAATTGTGATGCTAGTGAAGAACAATTGTATCATTTAGTGCGAGCCTTTCATGTAGCTGGTCGATGTACTGATTGTGGTGAGTGTAGCAGGGTTTGTCCACAAGGTATTCCGTTACATTTAATTAATCGCAAAATTATTAAGGACTTAAATGAATTTTTTGGTGAATATCAAGCGGGTGAAGATTTAAATAGCAAATCTCCCTTGTTAGACTTTAGCTTAGAAGATAGTGAGGCAATTTTACCAAGGAAGGAGAACAGATAA
- a CDS encoding FAD/NAD(P)-binding protein, with translation MCNCGEQKKDSLIPQVAVITDMRKDTSDITTFRVEALGGGRCFDFKPGQCAMLSVPGQGEAIFSITSAPTNQQYMEFSIKKCGTVTDCLHAMEIGQQIAIRGPYGNSFPVDTELKNKELVFIAGGIGVAPLRSVINYVFAKREAYKAVDIIYGARSSQDFVHYQEIVDVWAKQKDTSVNLTVDKAEVAWTGHVGFIPDYIEQLQISATKTVIVCGPPIMIKLTLAKLQALGMDKSQIYTTLELKMKCGIGKCGRCNIGSKYVCKDGPVFRCDELEELPDEY, from the coding sequence ATGTGTAATTGTGGAGAACAAAAAAAAGATTCGCTCATCCCTCAAGTAGCTGTAATAACGGATATGCGTAAAGATACCAGTGATATTACTACTTTTCGGGTAGAAGCTTTAGGGGGAGGCAGATGTTTTGATTTTAAACCTGGACAGTGTGCGATGTTATCAGTGCCAGGTCAAGGAGAAGCAATTTTTTCTATTACATCAGCGCCAACTAATCAGCAATATATGGAATTTAGTATTAAAAAGTGCGGTACAGTCACTGATTGTTTGCATGCTATGGAAATCGGACAGCAAATAGCTATTCGTGGACCTTATGGTAATAGTTTCCCGGTAGATACAGAACTAAAAAACAAAGAGCTGGTTTTTATTGCCGGCGGTATTGGGGTAGCGCCGCTGCGCTCCGTGATTAATTATGTGTTTGCTAAACGCGAAGCTTACAAAGCGGTTGATATAATTTATGGAGCGCGAAGTAGCCAAGATTTTGTGCATTATCAAGAAATAGTAGATGTTTGGGCTAAACAGAAAGATACCAGTGTAAATTTAACAGTTGATAAAGCCGAAGTAGCATGGACAGGTCATGTAGGTTTTATTCCTGATTATATTGAGCAATTGCAAATTAGTGCCACGAAGACTGTAATAGTATGTGGACCACCGATTATGATTAAGCTAACTTTAGCAAAACTGCAAGCACTAGGTATGGACAAATCACAAATTTATACAACTTTAGAGTTGAAAATGAAATGTGGTATTGGTAAATGTGGTCGCTGCAATATCGGCAGTAAGTACGTATGTAAAGATGGGCCAGTATTTAGGTGTGATGAATTAGAAGAACTACCAGATGAATATTAA